The Corynebacterium renale genome includes a region encoding these proteins:
- a CDS encoding dipeptidase has product MSTQRELIFQQLKEIVSFNSVHGDPALTEACAGAAVWTENALRELPIAFDVTAIPTVDGSTAVLAHRDADEGQPTVLLYCHHDVVHAGDPAAWESDPFTLTERNGRWYGRGAADCKGNLVMHLAALRDFAETEDPAAPKIGLTVLVEGSEEQGGEGLDTLIETRPELFAAEAILIADTGNAAVGTPTLTTSLRGGAQLGVTVRTLEGAVHSGMFGGAAPDAVAALVRTLDSLRDEHGRTVIDGVDTTATWDGAPYDAETFRTDAGVLEDVDVMGDGENPSDLVWARPAVTVTGFTSTPVAEAVNAVPAIAQAQLNLRVPAGMDAATTAEALKKHLENHVPWGAHIEVTIEDINDGFATDVTKPALKLLGQALSEAYDGKDIVTVGSGGSIPLTLKLQNEYPDAEIALFGVEEPQTVIHSANESVDPTEIERIAAAETQFLLNYGK; this is encoded by the coding sequence ATGAGCACACAGCGTGAACTAATTTTCCAGCAACTCAAGGAAATCGTCTCCTTTAACTCCGTCCACGGCGATCCAGCCCTCACTGAAGCATGCGCCGGTGCGGCTGTGTGGACCGAGAATGCCCTGCGTGAACTGCCGATCGCTTTCGACGTCACCGCAATCCCCACCGTCGACGGCTCTACCGCAGTCCTCGCCCACCGCGATGCCGACGAAGGCCAGCCCACCGTCCTTTTGTACTGCCACCACGACGTTGTCCACGCCGGCGATCCCGCAGCGTGGGAATCGGACCCCTTTACGCTTACTGAACGCAACGGCCGCTGGTACGGCCGCGGGGCCGCTGACTGCAAGGGCAACCTGGTCATGCACCTGGCCGCCCTGCGTGACTTCGCCGAGACAGAAGACCCGGCCGCACCCAAGATTGGCCTGACCGTCCTGGTTGAAGGCTCGGAAGAGCAGGGCGGCGAGGGTTTGGATACGCTCATCGAGACGCGCCCCGAGCTGTTTGCCGCTGAAGCCATCCTCATCGCCGATACGGGTAACGCGGCCGTCGGCACGCCTACTTTGACCACCAGCCTGCGTGGTGGCGCCCAGCTCGGCGTCACCGTGCGCACCCTCGAGGGCGCGGTCCACTCCGGCATGTTCGGCGGTGCCGCCCCAGATGCTGTCGCAGCGCTGGTCCGCACGTTGGATTCGCTTCGCGACGAGCACGGCCGCACCGTCATCGATGGGGTCGACACCACCGCCACCTGGGACGGCGCACCCTACGACGCCGAAACCTTCCGCACCGACGCCGGCGTCCTCGAGGACGTGGACGTCATGGGCGACGGCGAAAACCCCTCCGACCTGGTGTGGGCGCGCCCGGCCGTGACCGTGACCGGATTCACCTCCACCCCAGTCGCTGAAGCCGTCAACGCTGTCCCCGCAATTGCCCAGGCGCAGCTCAACCTTCGCGTACCCGCCGGCATGGATGCCGCTACCACCGCCGAGGCACTGAAGAAGCACCTGGAAAACCACGTCCCGTGGGGCGCGCACATTGAGGTCACGATTGAAGACATCAACGACGGCTTCGCCACCGACGTGACCAAGCCGGCCCTCAAACTCTTGGGGCAGGCACTGTCGGAGGCGTACGACGGCAAGGACATCGTGACCGTCGGCAGTGGCGGATCCATCCCGCTGACTCTCAAGCTGCAGAACGAATACCCGGACGCAGAAATCGCGCTCTTTGGCGTGGAGGAGCCGCAGACCGTGATCCACTCCGCCAACGAGTCCGTTGACCCTACCGAGATTGAGCGCATCGCGGCCGCAGAAACCCAATTCCTGCTCAACTACGGAAAATAA
- the groL gene encoding chaperonin GroEL (60 kDa chaperone family; promotes refolding of misfolded polypeptides especially under stressful conditions; forms two stacked rings of heptamers to form a barrel-shaped 14mer; ends can be capped by GroES; misfolded proteins enter the barrel where they are refolded when GroES binds), whose translation MAKMIAFDEEARRGLEAGLNTLADAVKVTLGPKGRNVVLEKSWGAPTITNDGVSIARDIELEDPYEKIGAELVKEVAKKTDDVAGDGTTTATVLAQALVKEGLRNVAAGSNPMGIKRGIEQAVEAVTKKLFEQAKEVETEEQIAATAGISAADPEIGKQIARAMYAVGNGSVNKDSVITVEESNTFGVDLEITEGLRFDKGYISAYFATDMERQEAVLEDPYILFVSGKISNVKDLVPVLEKVMQSGKPLLIIAEDVEGEALSTLVVNKIRGTFKSVAVKAPGFGDRRKAQLQDMAILTGGQVISEEVGLSLETADLPLLGQARKVVVTKDETTIVQGAGSQEQIEGRVKQIRAEIENSDSDYDREKLQERLAKLAGGVAVLKVGAATEVELKERKHRIEDAVRNAKAAVEEGIVAGGGVALLQAAHVLENDLDLTGDEATGVKIVRESLSAPLKQIASNAGLEAGVVAAKVESLPAGEGLNAATGEYIDLMEAGISDPVKVTRSALQNAASIAALFLTTEAVVADKPEPAAAPAPDMGGGMGGF comes from the coding sequence ATGGCAAAGATGATTGCCTTTGATGAGGAAGCACGCCGCGGCCTCGAAGCAGGCCTGAACACCCTGGCTGACGCCGTCAAGGTCACCCTTGGCCCCAAGGGCCGCAACGTGGTCCTGGAGAAGTCCTGGGGTGCTCCTACCATTACCAACGACGGCGTTTCCATCGCCCGCGACATTGAGCTCGAGGATCCTTACGAGAAGATCGGTGCAGAACTGGTCAAGGAAGTAGCTAAGAAGACTGACGACGTCGCAGGTGACGGCACCACCACCGCAACCGTCTTGGCGCAGGCACTGGTCAAGGAAGGTCTGCGCAACGTGGCTGCAGGCTCCAACCCAATGGGTATCAAGCGCGGTATCGAGCAGGCCGTTGAAGCCGTCACCAAGAAGCTCTTCGAGCAGGCTAAGGAAGTAGAGACCGAGGAGCAGATCGCTGCTACCGCAGGTATCTCCGCTGCTGACCCAGAGATCGGTAAGCAGATCGCTCGCGCAATGTACGCGGTGGGCAACGGTTCCGTGAACAAGGACTCCGTGATCACCGTCGAAGAGTCCAACACCTTCGGCGTCGACCTGGAAATCACCGAGGGCCTGCGCTTTGACAAGGGCTACATCTCCGCATACTTCGCAACCGATATGGAGCGCCAGGAAGCTGTCCTGGAGGACCCATACATCCTCTTCGTCTCCGGCAAGATCTCCAACGTGAAGGACCTGGTCCCAGTCCTGGAGAAGGTCATGCAGTCCGGCAAGCCACTGCTGATCATCGCCGAAGACGTTGAGGGCGAGGCACTGTCCACCCTGGTCGTGAACAAGATTCGTGGCACCTTCAAGTCTGTTGCTGTGAAGGCGCCAGGCTTCGGCGACCGTCGCAAGGCTCAGCTGCAGGATATGGCCATCCTGACCGGCGGCCAGGTCATCTCCGAAGAGGTTGGCCTGTCCCTCGAGACCGCAGACCTCCCACTCCTGGGCCAGGCACGCAAGGTTGTCGTGACCAAGGATGAGACCACCATCGTCCAGGGTGCAGGCTCCCAGGAGCAGATTGAAGGCCGCGTCAAGCAGATCCGTGCAGAGATCGAAAATTCCGACTCCGACTACGACCGCGAGAAGCTGCAAGAGCGCCTGGCAAAGCTTGCCGGTGGCGTCGCAGTCCTCAAGGTTGGTGCCGCAACCGAGGTTGAGCTCAAGGAGCGTAAGCACCGCATCGAGGACGCTGTCCGCAACGCAAAGGCAGCCGTCGAAGAGGGCATCGTCGCCGGCGGTGGCGTCGCCCTCCTGCAGGCTGCACACGTCCTCGAGAACGACCTTGACCTCACCGGCGACGAAGCAACCGGCGTCAAGATCGTCCGCGAGTCCCTGTCTGCACCGCTGAAGCAGATTGCGTCCAACGCGGGCCTCGAGGCTGGCGTCGTCGCAGCGAAGGTTGAATCCCTGCCAGCAGGCGAGGGCCTCAACGCCGCAACCGGCGAGTACATCGACCTCATGGAGGCTGGCATCTCTGACCCGGTCAAGGTGACCCGCTCCGCTCTGCAGAACGCAGCGTCCATCGCAGCACTGTTCCTGACCACCGAGGCTGTCGTCGCTGACAAGCCAGAGCCAGCAGCAGCACCAGCTCCTGACATGGGTGGCGGAATGGGTGGCTTCTAA
- a CDS encoding PorH family porin translates to MDLGFVQTALADFSTFAKNLVELFQGIPDFFAGLTGRVATDKVPAANWTELANETKGLFPKKNA, encoded by the coding sequence ATGGATCTCGGTTTCGTACAGACTGCACTCGCAGACTTCAGCACCTTCGCAAAGAACCTGGTTGAGCTTTTCCAGGGCATCCCAGACTTCTTCGCAGGTCTGACCGGTCGCGTTGCAACTGATAAGGTTCCAGCAGCTAACTGGACCGAGCTTGCAAACGAGACCAAGGGTCTCTTCCCTAAGAAGAACGCTTAA
- the ppk2 gene encoding polyphosphate kinase 2 codes for MAEHNDDDLPIIDLAKTEGYVVDDSDEDDPTLIRPDGRPVETWRENYPYEERMSREEYDHIKRQLQIELLKWQNWTKETGQRHIILFEGRDAAGKGGTIKRFNEHLNPRGARTVALEKPSPRESTSWYFQRYIEHFPSGGEIVFFDRSWYNRSGVERVMGFCTESQHAEFLREVPMLENMILGSGISLTKFWFSVTQKEQRTRFAIRQVDPVRQWKLSPMDLASLDKWDDYTRAKEEQFRYTDTDESPWITIKSNDKKRARINAMRYVLSKFDYTDKDYELVGEPDPNIVMRGRDQIGD; via the coding sequence ATGGCAGAGCACAATGACGACGATCTCCCAATCATCGACCTCGCAAAGACCGAAGGTTACGTAGTAGATGACTCCGATGAGGACGATCCCACGCTAATCCGCCCCGACGGACGCCCCGTCGAAACCTGGCGTGAAAACTACCCTTATGAAGAGCGCATGTCGCGCGAAGAGTACGATCACATCAAGCGCCAACTCCAGATTGAGCTGCTGAAATGGCAGAACTGGACCAAGGAAACCGGCCAGCGCCACATCATTCTCTTCGAAGGTCGCGACGCAGCCGGCAAGGGTGGCACCATCAAGCGTTTTAACGAGCACCTCAACCCCCGTGGTGCCCGTACCGTCGCTCTGGAGAAGCCATCTCCACGCGAGTCCACCTCTTGGTACTTCCAGCGTTACATTGAGCACTTCCCGTCCGGTGGCGAAATCGTGTTCTTCGACCGCTCTTGGTACAACCGCTCCGGCGTCGAACGCGTCATGGGCTTCTGTACTGAATCTCAGCACGCTGAATTCCTGCGCGAAGTGCCGATGCTCGAAAACATGATCCTGGGCTCCGGCATTTCGCTGACCAAGTTCTGGTTCTCCGTGACCCAGAAGGAGCAGCGCACCCGCTTCGCAATCCGCCAGGTGGACCCGGTCCGTCAGTGGAAGCTTTCCCCAATGGACCTGGCTTCGCTGGACAAGTGGGATGACTACACCCGCGCTAAGGAAGAACAGTTCCGCTACACGGACACCGATGAATCCCCGTGGATCACCATCAAGTCCAACGACAAGAAGCGCGCCCGCATCAACGCCATGCGCTACGTGTTGAGCAAGTTCGACTACACCGACAAGGATTACGAACTCGTCGGCGAACCCGACCCCAACATCGTGATGCGTGGCCGCGACCAGATCGGCGACTAA
- a CDS encoding MarR family winged helix-turn-helix transcriptional regulator — protein MSKDAKKGKHTIHALPAALLESPSFQLERIRRRTRDEVEAVLAKHHTSLREYWVLTCLADSQASSQSALGDLLVIDASDMVRLIDGLQAHGWVQRDRDPKDRRRQIVTCTKKGEKAQKELAALVQKGEDRALDESTSKQLKHLRRLAKAIIADETDD, from the coding sequence ATGTCGAAGGATGCCAAGAAGGGCAAGCACACGATCCATGCCCTCCCCGCCGCATTGTTGGAGTCCCCCTCATTTCAGCTGGAACGAATCCGCCGCCGCACCCGCGACGAAGTGGAGGCCGTCCTAGCCAAGCATCACACCAGCTTGCGCGAATATTGGGTACTCACCTGCTTGGCGGATTCGCAGGCGTCCTCCCAGTCCGCGTTGGGTGACCTTCTGGTCATTGATGCGTCTGACATGGTCCGGCTTATCGACGGCCTCCAGGCCCACGGCTGGGTCCAGCGTGACCGCGACCCGAAAGATCGGCGCCGCCAGATTGTCACGTGCACCAAGAAGGGTGAGAAGGCACAGAAGGAATTGGCTGCCCTGGTGCAAAAGGGTGAGGACCGCGCCCTCGACGAATCCACCTCGAAGCAATTGAAGCACTTGCGCCGCCTGGCGAAGGCGATTATCGCCGACGAGACCGACGACTAG
- a CDS encoding inorganic diphosphatase has protein sequence MAVEVTIEIPKGSRNKYEIDHETGNIYLDRYLFTPMAYPADYGFIAGTLGEDGDPLDALVMLPEPLFPGVIVKARPVGVFKMTDEAGGDDKLLCVLDDPRFDQYQDIDDVNSFFKDEIEHFFTRYKDLEPGKEVHGSGWDNAAAAEKILEEAIKRADAENAEPHGRDVEDAGESEAL, from the coding sequence ATGGCTGTAGAAGTAACCATTGAGATCCCAAAGGGTTCCCGCAACAAGTACGAAATCGACCACGAGACCGGCAACATCTACCTGGACCGCTACCTATTCACCCCAATGGCGTACCCAGCTGACTACGGCTTCATTGCCGGTACCCTCGGCGAAGACGGCGACCCATTAGACGCACTGGTCATGCTCCCTGAGCCACTGTTCCCAGGCGTCATCGTAAAGGCACGCCCAGTCGGCGTCTTCAAGATGACCGACGAAGCCGGCGGCGATGACAAGCTGCTCTGCGTCCTCGACGACCCACGCTTCGACCAGTACCAGGACATCGACGACGTCAACTCCTTCTTCAAGGATGAGATCGAGCACTTCTTCACCCGCTACAAGGACCTGGAGCCAGGCAAGGAAGTACACGGCTCCGGCTGGGATAACGCTGCCGCCGCAGAAAAGATCCTGGAGGAGGCCATCAAGCGCGCCGACGCCGAGAACGCTGAGCCACACGGCCGCGACGTCGAAGACGCTGGCGAATCCGAGGCCCTCTAA
- the dacB gene encoding D-alanyl-D-alanine carboxypeptidase/D-alanyl-D-alanine endopeptidase: MSTKGWIAAAVATTVVVVGAAGTGVAYQRAYGNLDHGQPFQLEEPTAVVTPVEPQPLLDASGLNTQLAEIASSPSLGTFGAYVRATDGTEVFAQSPTKALTPASSTKILTAAAAILELGPQDRITTSVYATDQPGTLVLKATGDVWLTEEKLAELADQIVANAPGASTLLVDTSAWSGPTILDGWDPVDIDAGYVAPLEPVMINGARIGATEGDVPRSHTPAYDVAHNLAMRIGAGNVAVGKAAATGEVASVESPTLIERLNEMMVHSDNVMAEAIGREVALHRGLPGDVGGSTQATLDTLREHGFDTTGITLADNSGLSVHNRITPELLEEILFHAATDAPLRTLLTTLPVAAGSGTLEHRFADATGKGWVRAKTGTLDHTSALAGIVTGKSGVTYTFAFLANDADVAASRSVLDALASALRDA, translated from the coding sequence ATGAGTACTAAAGGATGGATTGCTGCCGCCGTTGCCACCACGGTTGTCGTCGTCGGTGCGGCGGGCACGGGCGTGGCATATCAGCGGGCCTACGGAAACCTTGACCACGGTCAGCCCTTCCAGCTGGAGGAGCCGACCGCCGTGGTCACCCCCGTGGAGCCACAGCCGCTTCTCGACGCCTCCGGCCTGAACACGCAGCTCGCAGAGATTGCCAGTAGCCCTTCCCTGGGCACGTTCGGCGCGTACGTGCGTGCCACGGATGGCACGGAAGTCTTTGCACAGAGCCCAACAAAGGCGTTGACGCCGGCGTCGTCGACGAAGATCCTGACTGCCGCGGCCGCCATCCTGGAGTTGGGCCCGCAGGACCGGATCACAACGTCGGTGTACGCCACCGATCAACCCGGCACGTTGGTGCTGAAAGCAACCGGTGACGTGTGGCTTACTGAAGAGAAACTCGCGGAGCTTGCAGACCAGATCGTGGCAAACGCGCCGGGGGCTTCCACCTTGCTCGTGGACACGTCTGCCTGGTCCGGGCCCACCATCCTTGACGGCTGGGATCCAGTAGACATCGATGCCGGCTACGTAGCACCCCTGGAACCCGTGATGATCAACGGCGCGCGCATCGGGGCTACCGAGGGCGACGTCCCGCGTTCGCACACGCCGGCATACGATGTGGCGCACAATTTGGCCATGCGTATTGGGGCGGGAAACGTGGCCGTCGGCAAGGCAGCGGCAACTGGCGAAGTTGCCAGCGTGGAATCCCCAACCCTGATCGAGCGCCTGAATGAGATGATGGTGCATTCTGACAACGTCATGGCCGAAGCCATCGGCAGGGAAGTGGCCCTGCACCGCGGGCTGCCTGGCGACGTCGGCGGCTCCACCCAAGCCACCCTGGACACCCTGCGCGAGCACGGTTTCGACACCACCGGCATCACCCTGGCCGACAACTCGGGATTGTCCGTGCACAACCGCATCACACCGGAACTGCTCGAAGAGATCCTCTTCCATGCGGCCACCGACGCACCCCTGCGCACGCTACTGACCACGCTCCCCGTCGCCGCCGGGTCCGGCACCCTGGAACACCGTTTCGCCGACGCCACCGGCAAAGGTTGGGTACGCGCCAAGACCGGAACGCTCGATCACACCTCCGCGTTGGCGGGCATCGTGACGGGTAAATCAGGTGTGACCTACACGTTCGCGTTCCTTGCTAACGACGCCGACGTCGCCGCCTCCCGCAGCGTCCTCGACGCCTTAGCCTCCGCGCTGCGGGACGCCTAA